A portion of the Pseudomonas koreensis genome contains these proteins:
- a CDS encoding ArsR/SmtB family transcription factor: MHAEQQDIGVSQVAAAIAEPARTKMLCSLMDGHARTSTELAAVADVSASTASAHLSKLKELALVRLHVQGRHRYYSLADRRVAQAMEALMVIGQNTAPTFKPQTPDRLRFARTCYDHMAGTLAVLLHDRLIAGGWLVQTDEQAYRLSDSGEALFLGLGIDVRDLTTLRRKFACPCLDWSMRRPHLGGSLGAALLETALKRKWVTQDLDSRALALTAVGRKEISARFGVEWPVDGKIKGSQPSAAPTGVAYTR, translated from the coding sequence ATGCACGCAGAGCAGCAAGACATCGGCGTCTCGCAAGTGGCCGCCGCTATCGCCGAACCGGCGCGGACGAAAATGCTCTGCTCGTTGATGGACGGCCACGCCCGCACCAGCACCGAACTGGCCGCCGTTGCCGACGTCAGCGCCTCCACCGCCAGCGCGCACCTGAGCAAACTCAAGGAGCTGGCTTTGGTGCGCCTGCATGTGCAGGGCCGCCATCGCTATTACAGCCTCGCCGATCGGCGCGTTGCCCAGGCAATGGAAGCGCTGATGGTGATCGGCCAGAACACCGCGCCGACCTTCAAGCCGCAGACGCCGGATCGCCTGCGGTTCGCCCGCACCTGCTATGACCACATGGCCGGAACCCTGGCGGTGTTGCTGCATGATCGCTTGATCGCAGGCGGTTGGCTGGTGCAAACCGACGAGCAGGCGTATCGCCTGAGCGACAGTGGCGAGGCGTTGTTTCTCGGGCTGGGTATCGATGTGCGGGACCTGACGACTCTGCGCCGCAAGTTTGCCTGCCCGTGCCTCGACTGGAGCATGCGTCGGCCGCATCTCGGTGGCTCGCTGGGTGCGGCATTGCTGGAAACGGCGCTGAAGCGCAAATGGGTGACGCAGGATCTGGACAGTCGGGCGCTGGCGTTGACGGCGGTGGGGCGCAAGGAGATCAGTGCACGGTTTGGTGTTGAGTGGCCGGTAGACGGGAAGATCAAAGGATCGCAGCCTTCGGCAGCTCCTACCGGAGTTGCGTACACCCGATAA
- a CDS encoding cytochrome P450, giving the protein MDPLRAATHADPYPYYTALRVGGGLAFHHDLKLWVASSARAVCAVLAHADCRVRPAQEPVPQTVAQGPAGEVFGRLMRMNDGERQRCPRSAIEPALGLINQNEVRELVAARLFTADADGLYNAMFRGPVAVVATLLGFPPAQSRTISELTADFVACLSPLSNDLQLAAAHAAATQLRGYFIELLADSDMNSALLQGITQRFEGDQDTLIANLIGLCSQTFEACAGLIGNALVTLQRQSELHATPIENLLAEVQRFDPPVQNTRRFVAAPCEIDGVRLAAGDVVLLLLAAANRDPALNERPEEFVPQRANRRSFSFGSGRHQCPGQALAMSIAGATLNQILASGLGLNSLGWDYRPSLNGRVPLFNISGG; this is encoded by the coding sequence ATGGACCCGCTTCGCGCTGCGACTCACGCCGATCCCTATCCTTACTACACAGCGCTGCGCGTTGGCGGCGGACTGGCCTTTCACCACGATTTGAAACTGTGGGTCGCCAGCAGCGCACGGGCGGTGTGTGCGGTGCTGGCGCACGCCGATTGCCGCGTGCGCCCGGCGCAGGAACCGGTGCCTCAAACCGTCGCACAAGGCCCGGCGGGCGAGGTGTTTGGCCGACTGATGCGCATGAATGACGGCGAGCGCCAGCGCTGCCCACGCTCGGCCATCGAACCGGCGCTGGGGCTGATCAATCAGAATGAGGTACGTGAGCTGGTTGCTGCCCGACTGTTCACAGCAGATGCCGACGGTTTGTACAACGCAATGTTCCGCGGCCCGGTCGCCGTGGTCGCAACGTTGCTCGGGTTCCCGCCGGCGCAGAGTCGGACGATCAGCGAGCTGACCGCGGATTTCGTCGCGTGCCTGTCACCTTTGAGCAATGACCTGCAACTCGCCGCCGCTCATGCTGCGGCAACGCAGTTGCGCGGTTATTTCATCGAATTGTTGGCCGATTCCGACATGAACAGCGCGCTATTGCAGGGGATCACACAACGTTTCGAAGGCGATCAAGACACATTGATCGCCAACCTCATCGGCCTGTGCTCGCAGACATTCGAAGCCTGCGCCGGCCTGATCGGCAATGCGTTGGTAACGCTGCAGCGCCAGTCTGAATTACATGCAACACCGATAGAGAATCTATTGGCGGAAGTTCAGCGCTTCGACCCGCCCGTACAGAACACCCGCCGCTTTGTTGCAGCGCCATGCGAAATCGATGGCGTGCGGCTTGCAGCGGGTGATGTAGTTCTGCTGCTGTTGGCCGCGGCCAATCGCGATCCGGCGCTCAACGAACGGCCGGAGGAGTTCGTGCCCCAGCGCGCCAACCGCCGAAGTTTCAGTTTTGGCAGTGGTCGGCATCAGTGTCCGGGGCAAGCGTTGGCGATGAGTATTGCCGGGGCGACTTTGAATCAAATCCTTGCCAGCGGCCTTGGTCTGAATAGCCTGGGCTGGGATTACAGGCCATCGCTCAATGGCCGGGTTCCACTGTTCAACATTAGCGGCGGCTGA
- a CDS encoding Nramp family divalent metal transporter, giving the protein MKFSLPKIATAPFCPPEVAGSVAVDPTASFFKRVLRFAGPGLLVSIGYMDPGNWATAIEAGSRFGYSLLFVVLLASLAGMVVQCLCSRLGIATGRDLAQLSRERYSTPTARLQWGLAEISIIATDLAEVLGCALAFHLLLGCSLTFGIALTAFDTLLVLALQNRGFRRLEAIMLVLVATIGVCFFVELLLIKPYWPDVAQGFKPSLAAIGDAAPLYLAIGILGATVMPHNLYLHTSIVQTRMIGKDLASKQDAVKLARIDTIGSLALALLVNAAILILAAAAFHQSGHTDVVDIQDAYHLLDPLVGGALASVLFGVALLASGQSSTFTGTIAGQVIMEGYLNLRIPCWQRRLITRGLALIPAFIGVWLMGDNAIGKLLVLSQVVLSLQLPFALYPLIRMTNDRHLMGPFVNRWPTRVLAWGLFVLISGANSWLILQWAV; this is encoded by the coding sequence GTGAAATTCAGTTTGCCCAAAATCGCCACTGCGCCGTTTTGCCCACCGGAAGTGGCCGGCAGTGTCGCGGTCGATCCGACTGCTTCGTTCTTCAAGCGCGTGCTGCGTTTCGCCGGCCCCGGTTTGCTGGTGTCGATCGGCTACATGGATCCGGGCAACTGGGCCACCGCGATCGAGGCCGGTTCGCGTTTTGGTTACAGTCTTTTGTTCGTGGTGCTGTTGGCGAGTCTGGCTGGCATGGTGGTGCAGTGCCTGTGCTCGCGGCTGGGCATCGCCACCGGGCGCGATCTGGCGCAACTGTCCCGCGAACGCTACAGCACGCCAACCGCCCGCCTGCAATGGGGGCTGGCGGAAATCTCGATCATCGCCACCGACCTCGCCGAAGTGCTTGGCTGCGCCCTCGCGTTTCATTTGCTGCTCGGCTGTTCGCTGACTTTCGGCATCGCCCTGACCGCGTTCGACACACTGCTGGTGCTGGCCCTGCAGAACCGTGGTTTCCGCCGGCTCGAAGCGATCATGCTGGTGCTGGTCGCGACCATCGGCGTGTGTTTTTTCGTTGAGCTGTTGCTGATCAAACCGTACTGGCCGGACGTGGCGCAGGGCTTCAAACCGTCGCTGGCGGCCATCGGCGATGCCGCACCGCTGTATCTGGCCATCGGCATCCTCGGCGCCACGGTTATGCCGCATAACCTGTATCTGCACACCTCGATCGTGCAGACGCGAATGATCGGCAAGGATCTGGCGAGCAAGCAGGATGCGGTGAAACTGGCGCGCATCGACACCATCGGTTCGCTGGCCTTAGCGCTGCTGGTCAACGCGGCGATTCTGATTCTCGCCGCGGCGGCGTTTCACCAGTCCGGGCACACCGATGTGGTCGACATTCAGGACGCCTATCATTTGCTTGATCCGCTGGTCGGCGGTGCGCTGGCGAGCGTGTTGTTTGGCGTGGCGTTGTTGGCGTCCGGGCAGAGTTCGACCTTCACCGGGACCATCGCCGGGCAGGTGATCATGGAGGGCTATCTGAACCTGCGCATCCCATGCTGGCAGCGACGTTTGATCACTCGCGGGCTGGCGCTGATTCCGGCTTTTATCGGCGTGTGGCTGATGGGCGATAACGCCATCGGCAAATTGCTGGTGTTGAGCCAGGTGGTGCTCAGCCTGCAACTGCCGTTTGCCCTGTACCCGTTGATCCGCATGACCAATGACCGGCACCTGATGGGCCCGTTCGTCAATCGCTGGCCGACCCGTGTGCTGGCGTGGGGGTTGTTCGTGTTGATCAGCGGGGCGAACAGCTGGTTGATCTTGCAGTGGGCGGTTTGA
- a CDS encoding chalcone isomerase family protein yields MNRTPKLVRGCCGIGLWALLLTPTWANWQDAVPGAQIIGSGDFSVFGFDVYSARLWSAARPLVDGQPFALELIYRRAISRDDLVSTSVDEIKRLGGPRVSPAQLADWQVQMQQSFVDVQAGTRITGVYLPGQGARFFIGQKLQHEIEDPQFAKAFFAIWLDPRTRSPELREQLLGVNP; encoded by the coding sequence ATGAACAGAACACCGAAGCTCGTACGTGGCTGCTGTGGCATTGGCTTGTGGGCGCTACTGCTGACACCGACATGGGCCAACTGGCAAGACGCCGTGCCCGGTGCGCAGATCATCGGCAGCGGCGATTTCAGTGTGTTTGGCTTCGATGTTTACAGCGCACGTTTGTGGAGTGCCGCGCGGCCCTTGGTCGATGGCCAACCCTTTGCGCTGGAGCTGATCTACCGCCGGGCGATCTCGCGCGACGATCTGGTCAGCACCAGCGTCGACGAAATCAAACGCCTCGGCGGCCCCCGCGTCAGTCCGGCGCAACTGGCCGACTGGCAGGTGCAGATGCAGCAATCGTTCGTCGACGTGCAGGCCGGCACGCGCATTACCGGCGTGTATCTGCCGGGGCAGGGTGCGCGATTTTTTATCGGTCAGAAGCTTCAGCACGAAATCGAGGATCCGCAATTTGCCAAGGCTTTTTTTGCTATCTGGCTGGATCCGCGTACGCGCAGTCCGGAGCTGCGCGAGCAGTTGTTGGGCGTGAACCCATAG
- a CDS encoding alpha/beta hydrolase, which translates to MLKIFALLTLLASPAVHAQTTVQSDLPLKYLEQVHADTEPRPLVIFLHGYGSNEADLIGMKFQLPARYNYLSVRAPMTLGEGRYQWFRKKGDGAYNGETDDLKVSAQKLRDFIAQAAKKYHATPDKVYLIGFSQGAMMSYEVGLRAPAAVGGFAALSGRLLPVLKTEIEPGQPPLPLSIFIGHGTADDPVPYRHGTEANALLQKLDYKPEFHAYPGVGHSISAAELRDLNAWLQRLNP; encoded by the coding sequence ATGCTGAAAATATTCGCCCTGCTAACGCTGCTCGCATCCCCCGCCGTCCACGCCCAAACCACCGTGCAATCCGACCTGCCGCTCAAATACCTCGAACAGGTCCACGCCGATACCGAGCCACGTCCGCTGGTGATTTTTCTGCACGGTTACGGCAGCAACGAGGCTGATCTGATCGGTATGAAATTTCAGTTGCCGGCGCGTTACAACTACCTATCCGTTCGCGCACCGATGACGTTGGGCGAAGGACGTTACCAGTGGTTTCGCAAGAAGGGCGACGGTGCCTACAACGGCGAGACCGATGATCTGAAGGTCAGCGCCCAGAAACTGCGCGACTTTATCGCCCAGGCGGCGAAGAAATATCACGCCACGCCGGACAAGGTGTACCTGATCGGCTTCAGCCAGGGCGCGATGATGAGCTACGAAGTGGGCCTGCGCGCGCCAGCGGCCGTGGGTGGCTTTGCCGCGTTGAGCGGGCGCTTGTTGCCCGTGCTGAAAACCGAGATCGAGCCCGGGCAACCGCCGCTGCCGCTGAGCATTTTTATCGGCCACGGCACCGCCGATGATCCGGTGCCTTACCGCCACGGCACCGAAGCCAACGCGCTGTTGCAAAAACTCGATTACAAGCCCGAGTTTCACGCGTATCCGGGCGTCGGCCACAGCATCAGCGCGGCCGAGTTGCGCGATCTGAATGCCTGGTTGCAGCGGCTCAATCCTTGA
- a CDS encoding succinylglutamate desuccinylase/aspartoacylase family protein: MQRIDHVLPWSHLGSERSLSVFRYGAGSRKVYIQASLHADELPGMRTAWELKLRLNELEQQGRLQGVIELVPVANPIGLDQHLQGNHMGRFELGSGKNFNRAFVELSAPVAALAGERLGADAEANVMLIREAMAQVFDELPAAKSQLEALHRLLLRHACDADITLDLHCDFDAAIHLYALPQHWPQWQSLAARLKAGVALLCEDSGGSSFDESCSTPWLRLAKAFPDAAIPAANLATTLELGSMGDTRVDQAQANCEAILGFLAEQGFISGDWPAAPSECCEGLPFEGTEYLFAPHHGVVSFLRNAGEWVEQGDALFEVVDPLQDRVTTVRAGTSGVLFALDRGRYTEPGIWQAKVAGRVPFRTGKLTND, from the coding sequence ATGCAACGCATCGACCACGTTCTGCCCTGGAGCCACTTGGGTAGCGAGCGCTCTCTCAGCGTGTTCCGCTACGGCGCCGGCAGCCGCAAGGTGTACATCCAGGCCAGCCTGCATGCCGACGAGCTGCCGGGCATGCGCACCGCATGGGAGCTCAAGCTGCGCCTGAACGAGCTGGAACAGCAGGGCCGCTTGCAGGGCGTCATCGAACTGGTGCCGGTGGCCAATCCGATTGGCTTGGATCAGCATCTGCAAGGCAATCACATGGGCCGCTTCGAACTGGGCAGCGGCAAGAATTTCAATCGCGCATTCGTCGAACTCAGCGCCCCGGTGGCAGCGCTGGCAGGCGAGCGGCTGGGTGCGGATGCCGAGGCGAATGTCATGCTGATCCGCGAGGCCATGGCTCAGGTCTTTGACGAGTTGCCGGCAGCCAAATCTCAACTGGAAGCCTTGCACCGCTTGTTGCTGCGCCACGCCTGCGACGCCGACATCACCCTCGATCTGCATTGCGACTTCGACGCTGCGATTCATTTGTACGCGCTGCCGCAACACTGGCCGCAGTGGCAATCGCTGGCGGCGCGGCTGAAGGCGGGTGTGGCATTGCTTTGCGAAGATTCCGGCGGCAGCTCGTTCGATGAGTCCTGCTCGACGCCTTGGTTGCGTCTGGCTAAAGCATTCCCGGACGCAGCGATTCCGGCGGCGAACCTGGCAACCACGCTGGAACTGGGCAGCATGGGCGACACCCGCGTCGATCAGGCTCAGGCCAATTGCGAAGCGATTCTGGGCTTTCTCGCCGAGCAGGGTTTCATCAGCGGCGACTGGCCGGCGGCGCCGAGCGAATGTTGTGAAGGTCTGCCGTTCGAAGGCACTGAATACCTGTTCGCCCCGCACCACGGCGTGGTCAGTTTCCTGCGCAATGCCGGTGAATGGGTAGAGCAGGGCGATGCGCTGTTCGAGGTGGTTGATCCATTGCAGGATCGCGTGACCACCGTGCGCGCCGGCACCAGCGGGGTGCTGTTCGCGCTTGATCGCGGGCGTTATACCGAACCGGGGATCTGGCAGGCGAAAGTGGCGGGGCGGGTGCCGTTTCGTACCGGCAAGCTGACCAACGATTAG
- a CDS encoding ABC transporter substrate-binding protein, translated as MKKLVMFGALALSMLSLTAVAEDAKPIRIGIEAGYPPFSMKTPDGKLTGFDVDIGDALCAQMKVKCTWVEQEFDGLIPALKVKKIDAILSSMTITDDRKKNVDFTIKYYHTPARFVMKEGSGVKDPLTELKGKKVGVLRASTHDRYATEVLVPAGIELVRYGSQQEANLDMVSGRIDAMLADSVNLSDGFLKTDAGKGFEFVGPTYEDAKYFGGGAGIAVRKGDTALAEQFNKAITEIRANGEYKKVQDKYFDFDVYGH; from the coding sequence ATGAAAAAGCTAGTGATGTTCGGTGCCCTGGCACTGTCGATGTTGTCCCTGACCGCTGTGGCCGAAGACGCCAAGCCGATCCGCATCGGCATCGAAGCCGGTTACCCGCCATTCTCGATGAAAACCCCTGACGGCAAACTCACCGGTTTTGACGTCGACATCGGCGATGCGCTGTGTGCGCAGATGAAGGTTAAATGCACGTGGGTCGAGCAAGAGTTCGATGGCCTGATCCCGGCACTCAAAGTGAAGAAGATCGACGCGATTCTGTCGTCGATGACCATCACTGACGATCGCAAAAAGAACGTCGACTTCACCATCAAGTACTACCACACCCCGGCACGCTTCGTGATGAAGGAAGGCTCCGGCGTCAAAGACCCGCTGACCGAACTCAAGGGCAAGAAAGTCGGCGTGCTGCGCGCCAGTACCCATGACCGCTACGCCACCGAAGTGCTCGTTCCGGCCGGTATTGAACTGGTGCGCTACGGCTCGCAGCAGGAAGCCAACCTCGACATGGTGTCCGGGCGTATTGACGCGATGCTCGCCGACTCGGTCAACCTCAGCGACGGTTTCCTCAAAACCGACGCCGGCAAAGGCTTCGAATTCGTCGGCCCGACCTACGAAGACGCCAAGTACTTCGGCGGCGGTGCCGGCATTGCCGTGCGCAAGGGCGATACCGCACTGGCTGAGCAGTTCAACAAGGCCATCACCGAAATCCGCGCCAATGGCGAGTACAAAAAAGTCCAGGACAAGTACTTCGACTTTGATGTATACGGCCATTAA
- a CDS encoding rhodanese-like domain-containing protein yields the protein MISLVREIPAAPSAIALMHFSNRLTFETDCSDVFSSHEAGEVDFVLVDVRGPLAFERGHVPGAINIPTRLLTADRLADYPKNTLFVVYCAGPHCNGANKAAVKLAALGYPVKEMIGGVTGWLDEGFELSAASVANTPVACEC from the coding sequence ATGATCAGCCTGGTTCGCGAAATTCCCGCTGCCCCATCGGCCATTGCCCTGATGCATTTCAGCAATCGTCTGACCTTCGAAACCGATTGTTCCGACGTATTCAGCAGCCACGAGGCCGGCGAGGTCGATTTTGTTCTGGTGGACGTGCGCGGCCCATTGGCGTTCGAGCGCGGCCATGTACCCGGCGCGATCAATATCCCGACACGCTTGCTCACGGCGGATCGCTTGGCCGATTACCCGAAAAACACTTTGTTCGTGGTCTATTGCGCCGGGCCACATTGCAACGGCGCGAACAAGGCGGCGGTGAAACTGGCGGCGCTGGGTTATCCGGTCAAGGAGATGATCGGTGGCGTCACCGGATGGCTGGATGAAGGCTTCGAACTGAGCGCGGCGTCAGTCGCCAATACACCTGTCGCCTGCGAATGCTGA
- the ftrA gene encoding transcriptional regulator FtrA, protein MLTQPNLVAILAYDGLCTFEFGIAVEIFGLARPEFDFPWYAHAIAAVDQGPMRAMGGIQVLADGGLELLAEARTIVIPGWRDRNAPVPPALIDALRQAHGRGARLLSICSGVFVLAATGLLDGHRATTHWRYTSELAQRFPAIEVDPGVLYVDAGQLITSAGSAAGIDACLHLVTRDFGTQVANAVARRLVMSPQRTGGQAQFIPTPVSPTPRSDLSRVMQWARERLHEPLEVRDLASEAAMSERTFLRRFTEANGQSPKAWLQHERLARARELLESTHQHTEQIAQRCGYRSVESFRVAFRSVVGVPPSVYRERFGREGKAIC, encoded by the coding sequence ATGCTCACTCAGCCCAATCTGGTTGCCATTCTGGCCTACGATGGCCTCTGCACGTTCGAGTTCGGCATTGCCGTGGAGATCTTCGGCCTGGCCCGGCCGGAGTTTGATTTCCCTTGGTACGCGCATGCGATTGCCGCAGTCGATCAAGGCCCGATGCGCGCCATGGGTGGAATTCAGGTACTGGCCGATGGCGGCCTGGAACTGCTCGCCGAAGCGCGCACCATCGTCATTCCCGGCTGGCGCGACCGCAACGCCCCGGTGCCGCCAGCACTGATCGACGCATTACGTCAGGCCCACGGCCGCGGGGCGCGGTTGCTGTCGATCTGCTCTGGCGTGTTCGTCCTTGCAGCCACCGGCCTGCTCGACGGCCACCGCGCCACCACGCACTGGCGCTACACCAGCGAACTGGCCCAACGTTTTCCGGCCATCGAGGTCGATCCGGGCGTGCTGTATGTCGATGCAGGCCAACTGATCACCTCCGCCGGCAGCGCGGCCGGCATTGACGCCTGCCTGCATCTGGTGACACGTGACTTCGGCACGCAGGTCGCCAACGCCGTCGCGCGGCGCCTGGTCATGTCGCCGCAACGCACCGGCGGCCAGGCCCAATTTATCCCCACCCCGGTCAGCCCGACACCACGCAGCGATTTATCGCGAGTCATGCAATGGGCCCGCGAACGCCTGCACGAACCGCTGGAAGTCCGCGATCTGGCCAGCGAAGCAGCAATGAGCGAGCGCACGTTCCTGCGGCGCTTCACTGAAGCCAACGGCCAATCGCCGAAAGCCTGGCTGCAACATGAACGCCTGGCGCGAGCGCGGGAGTTGCTGGAAAGCACCCACCAACACACCGAGCAGATCGCCCAGCGCTGCGGCTATCGATCGGTGGAGAGTTTTCGCGTGGCGTTTCGCAGCGTGGTGGGCGTGCCGCCGTCGGTTTATCGGGAGCGGTTTGGGCGGGAGGGTAAGGCGATCTGTTGA
- a CDS encoding S-type pyocin domain-containing protein, giving the protein MARKKDIPRVQNLPEGDGHHITTRYMTASELAEREAAHGAYEDMLARQQAHEDRLRNQVIQQQQSISGCVFVKSCKLPEGVINDANPSGFIPVGKISDYGTLSLLAGRERDSAGNISLKAVGATNLHASIGAFALGSSGSLSASTAASSSTSLATGGVVAGGLLGLVALLWPSTLADSALYTEEQLQSLETARTRVRLHVEQQPDGTVKGYGYNTQTRSDWEMIPVVQFVKQGASYVADFGNGSTLLWTPSVDSSRGSAIPPLESAPQVPHIWVYPPTEQADKIIVNPVYPPEYQDFILVFPADSGVQPLYVVLSRPALGGDIKYHRPPVSLPAYPDTYPVKSKSSVQGGGGKRSRWKDKKGRIYEWDSKTGAIELYNKQGKHLGEFNHETGEQIDPADPERWTPK; this is encoded by the coding sequence ATGGCTCGCAAGAAAGACATCCCCCGGGTCCAAAACCTGCCAGAGGGAGACGGACACCACATCACCACCCGCTACATGACTGCCAGCGAACTTGCTGAGCGCGAGGCCGCGCATGGCGCTTATGAAGACATGCTGGCGCGGCAGCAGGCCCATGAAGACCGACTTCGCAACCAGGTCATACAGCAACAGCAAAGTATAAGCGGCTGTGTGTTTGTGAAAAGTTGCAAGCTGCCGGAAGGTGTTATCAATGATGCCAATCCATCCGGATTTATACCGGTTGGGAAAATTTCGGATTATGGAACGCTGTCCTTGCTAGCGGGGCGTGAGCGTGACTCGGCCGGGAATATCTCACTAAAGGCTGTTGGCGCCACCAATCTCCATGCATCCATCGGAGCTTTTGCTCTCGGCAGCTCTGGCAGTCTGAGCGCCAGTACTGCGGCCTCAAGTAGCACAAGCCTGGCTACCGGCGGTGTCGTCGCAGGCGGGTTGCTCGGATTGGTTGCGCTGCTGTGGCCATCGACGCTCGCCGATAGCGCTCTATATACAGAGGAGCAGCTACAGTCGCTTGAGACGGCTCGGACTCGGGTTCGATTGCATGTGGAACAGCAGCCCGACGGCACGGTGAAAGGATACGGATACAACACTCAAACGCGCAGCGATTGGGAAATGATTCCTGTCGTCCAGTTCGTCAAGCAAGGCGCCTCGTACGTCGCAGATTTTGGCAATGGGTCGACCCTACTCTGGACTCCCTCAGTAGACTCGTCACGCGGATCGGCAATTCCGCCGCTGGAAAGTGCGCCGCAGGTTCCCCATATCTGGGTATACCCGCCGACCGAGCAGGCGGACAAAATCATTGTCAATCCGGTTTACCCGCCTGAATACCAAGACTTTATTCTGGTCTTTCCGGCTGACTCCGGAGTACAGCCTCTATACGTTGTGCTTTCAAGACCTGCTCTTGGCGGTGATATCAAATATCACCGGCCTCCCGTTTCTCTCCCAGCATACCCGGATACCTATCCCGTCAAATCCAAAAGCAGTGTTCAAGGTGGTGGCGGCAAGCGCAGCAGATGGAAAGACAAGAAAGGTCGAATCTATGAATGGGATAGCAAAACAGGCGCTATAGAACTCTATAACAAGCAAGGCAAACATTTAGGTGAGTTCAATCATGAAACGGGCGAGCAAATTGATCCTGCCGATCCTGAGCGATGGACTCCAAAGTGA
- a CDS encoding pyocin S6 family toxin immunity protein, with translation MFLWISGFLPDDSEDDTLKFDLTVDSEFELPILTVMGWPELSLSPDGEWLMTADQANQISEIVGEQLPKELDLYIGVRG, from the coding sequence ATGTTTTTATGGATTAGTGGCTTTTTACCAGACGATAGCGAAGACGATACGCTGAAATTCGATCTGACAGTCGACTCGGAATTTGAACTTCCGATATTGACTGTAATGGGTTGGCCAGAACTTAGCCTAAGCCCGGACGGAGAATGGCTGATGACTGCGGATCAAGCTAACCAAATCAGCGAAATAGTAGGAGAGCAATTGCCTAAGGAGCTGGATTTGTACATCGGCGTTAGGGGCTAA
- a CDS encoding FKBP-type peptidyl-prolyl cis-trans isomerase has translation MTDELQIIDLQPGEGKAAVKGALITTQYTGWLEDGTEFDSSWSRGKAFQCVIGTGRVIKGWDQGLMGMQVGGKRKLRVPAHLGYGERTMGKIPPNSNLVFEIELLEVLTRED, from the coding sequence ATGACAGACGAACTGCAAATCATCGACCTGCAACCGGGCGAGGGCAAAGCCGCGGTGAAAGGCGCACTGATTACTACCCAATACACCGGCTGGCTGGAAGACGGCACTGAGTTCGACTCCTCCTGGAGCCGAGGCAAAGCGTTTCAGTGCGTGATCGGCACTGGCCGCGTGATCAAAGGCTGGGATCAGGGCCTGATGGGCATGCAGGTCGGCGGCAAACGTAAATTGCGGGTGCCGGCGCACCTGGGGTACGGCGAGCGAACCATGGGCAAGATTCCGCCGAATTCGAATCTGGTGTTTGAAATTGAGTTGCTGGAGGTTTTGACGCGGGAGGATTGA